The following proteins are co-located in the Barnesiella propionica genome:
- a CDS encoding ABC transporter permease, which produces MIKNLFILYADRWRFFLDLTIEHIQISVISISGAVILGLGLGVFISEYKKNASWILGLTNLIYTIPSIALFGFLIPLSGIGNTTAIIALTIYALLPMVRNTYTGITGIDKEIIEAARGMGSTPFQMLWRIKLPLAFPVILSGIRNMMVMTIALAGIAAFIGAGGLGVAIYRGITTNNSEMTVAGSILIALLALLADWGVGRYERYINKKRKLI; this is translated from the coding sequence ATGATTAAAAATCTGTTCATATTATATGCCGACAGATGGCGGTTCTTTTTGGACCTAACTATCGAGCATATTCAGATATCCGTAATATCAATATCGGGAGCGGTGATATTAGGACTGGGATTGGGAGTGTTTATAAGTGAGTATAAGAAGAATGCTTCTTGGATATTAGGACTTACCAATCTCATTTATACCATACCTTCTATTGCCCTTTTCGGTTTTCTTATTCCTCTTTCCGGTATAGGAAATACTACTGCCATTATAGCTCTTACTATATACGCTTTGTTGCCTATGGTACGCAATACTTATACGGGAATAACCGGAATAGATAAAGAAATTATCGAAGCGGCTCGGGGAATGGGAAGTACTCCTTTCCAGATGTTATGGCGTATTAAGTTACCCCTGGCTTTTCCCGTTATATTATCGGGGATCAGGAATATGATGGTGATGACGATTGCCCTGGCCGGTATTGCGGCTTTTATAGGAGCCGGCGGATTAGGGGTTGCCATATATAGAGGCATTACTACGAACAACAGTGAGATGACGGTTGCCGGTAGCATACTGATAGCGTTACTTGCTCTTTTGGCAGATTGGGGCGTGGGACGTTATGAGCGATATATCAATAAAAAACGAAAATTAATTTGA
- a CDS encoding glycine betaine ABC transporter substrate-binding protein: MKWKMWPVILSGVIFLSACEDRSRTIHIATKPMTEQFILGEMLSLLIENNTDYNVVITKGIGGGTSNIHPALLKGEFDMYPEYTGTGWLVVLKKDTCPVHEELYPQLQKEYYEKYGVKWIAPYGFNNSYGLAVNKQNAEKYNLKKFSDLAKYPGVFTLGAEYDFYEIPKGYKDLCEQYGLKFKKTLDMDIGLKYEAIKSGKIDVMNIFTSDGQLSHSGLTVLEDDKHFFPTYYCATVVREDCLEKHPGLENILAKMGGILTDEEMSELNYQVDVEGRSDREVAKIFLQKKGLL, translated from the coding sequence ATGAAATGGAAAATGTGGCCTGTTATATTATCCGGAGTAATATTTCTTTCGGCGTGTGAAGACCGAAGCAGAACAATTCATATTGCTACCAAGCCTATGACCGAACAGTTTATTCTGGGAGAGATGTTATCATTATTGATAGAGAATAATACGGATTATAATGTAGTTATTACTAAAGGAATAGGAGGTGGAACCAGCAATATTCATCCAGCCTTGCTAAAAGGAGAATTCGATATGTATCCCGAATATACAGGAACAGGATGGCTCGTCGTATTAAAAAAAGACACTTGTCCCGTACATGAGGAATTATATCCGCAATTACAGAAGGAATATTATGAGAAATATGGTGTGAAGTGGATTGCTCCTTATGGCTTTAATAATTCGTACGGATTAGCCGTAAATAAGCAAAATGCAGAAAAATATAATTTGAAAAAATTTTCCGATCTGGCAAAATACCCCGGTGTTTTCACTTTAGGAGCGGAATATGATTTTTATGAAATACCGAAAGGATATAAGGACCTTTGTGAACAATACGGCTTGAAATTTAAGAAGACCCTGGATATGGATATTGGTCTCAAATATGAAGCGATAAAATCGGGTAAAATAGATGTTATGAATATTTTTACTTCCGATGGTCAGTTAAGTCATTCCGGATTGACGGTCCTGGAAGATGATAAACATTTTTTCCCTACATATTATTGTGCGACAGTAGTACGGGAAGACTGTTTGGAGAAACATCCGGGCTTGGAGAATATCCTGGCTAAAATGGGAGGTATACTCACTGATGAAGAAATGTCGGAATTGAATTATCAAGTAGATGTAGAAGGACGTTCCGACAGGGAGGTCGCTAAAATATTCCTGCAGAAGAAAGGATTACTTTAA
- a CDS encoding ATP-binding cassette domain-containing protein, whose amino-acid sequence MDSDVVIRFEHVFKSYGTIEVLKDFSLDIKKGQFVTVIGSSGSGKTTMLKMINGLLSPTSGTVYIDGKDISKENQTLLRRNIGYVIQGIGLFPHMTVRKNIAYVPELLNQRNKEKTRLAVERLIKVVGLDMDMLDRYPAELSGGQRQRVGIARSLAANPDILLMDEPFGAVDEITRKMLQNEIARIHITLGVTIVFITHDIKEALKLGTLVLVMNQGRLEQKGTPEEIMNSPGTDFVRELVQVS is encoded by the coding sequence ATGGATAGTGATGTGGTTATACGATTTGAACATGTTTTCAAATCTTATGGTACGATCGAAGTATTGAAAGACTTTTCACTGGATATAAAGAAAGGACAGTTCGTTACGGTCATAGGAAGCTCTGGCAGTGGCAAAACTACAATGCTGAAAATGATTAACGGATTGTTAAGCCCGACATCCGGTACCGTATATATCGATGGAAAAGATATATCAAAAGAAAATCAGACTTTGCTTCGTAGAAATATCGGATATGTCATACAAGGTATCGGTTTGTTTCCTCACATGACGGTGCGTAAGAATATCGCCTATGTGCCAGAACTGCTGAACCAACGTAATAAGGAAAAGACCAGACTGGCAGTGGAAAGACTGATCAAAGTTGTAGGACTGGATATGGATATGCTCGATCGCTATCCGGCAGAATTATCCGGCGGTCAGAGGCAAAGAGTAGGAATAGCGCGTTCTTTAGCCGCAAATCCGGATATTTTGTTGATGGATGAGCCGTTCGGTGCTGTCGATGAGATTACCCGTAAAATGTTACAAAACGAAATAGCTCGTATCCATATAACACTGGGAGTAACTATTGTTTTCATTACGCATGATATCAAAGAAGCTTTAAAACTGGGTACACTGGTGTTGGTCATGAATCAAGGCAGGCTGGAACAAAAAGGGACTCCTGAAGAAATAATGAATAGTCCTGGGACAGATTTCGTAAGGGAGTTGGTACAGGTATCCTGA
- a CDS encoding AraC family transcriptional regulator, protein MIRKNESDYKKQINCVIDYIQLHLDNSLSASELSGMAGLSPYHFHRVFKLVVGETLGRYIVRKRLEKSASLLSGSDISPIKNVAYECGFNSVNVFCRNFKKHFGVTAEEYRSRNRESYSKKRQFISKDQPGSRLYSRYFCTTKTLITGGKEMNCTFEIKKVTAFNIIYCRHQGAFDQMQDAFVKLIQWAYPRGLVNVPGAKLLSVYHDDPDITEKEKLTADAALIVHEEIKTSGEIGQYEIEGGLYAVGRFEIAMEEFPDAWHAMYDLVEEHGCCCGTGHHYEIYQNNRDEHPEKKWIVDICIPVKMKV, encoded by the coding sequence ATGATTCGAAAAAATGAAAGTGATTATAAAAAACAGATAAATTGCGTGATTGATTATATTCAGTTGCATTTGGATAATTCATTATCGGCAAGTGAGTTATCCGGTATGGCCGGGTTGTCGCCGTATCATTTTCATCGTGTATTCAAGCTTGTAGTAGGAGAGACTTTAGGCAGGTATATAGTAAGAAAGCGTCTGGAAAAGTCCGCGTCCTTATTGTCCGGTAGTGACATTTCTCCTATTAAGAATGTTGCTTATGAGTGTGGATTTAATTCGGTAAATGTTTTTTGTCGTAATTTTAAAAAACATTTTGGTGTTACAGCCGAGGAATACAGGAGCAGAAATCGTGAATCATACAGCAAAAAACGTCAATTCATAAGCAAAGACCAGCCGGGTTCCCGGCTTTATTCCCGTTATTTTTGTACCACGAAAACATTAATAACAGGAGGAAAAGAAATGAATTGCACATTTGAAATTAAAAAAGTAACAGCTTTCAATATTATTTATTGCCGTCATCAGGGAGCTTTTGACCAAATGCAGGATGCTTTTGTGAAGCTTATTCAATGGGCTTATCCCAGAGGATTGGTGAATGTTCCGGGTGCGAAATTACTATCTGTCTATCATGATGATCCGGATATCACCGAAAAAGAAAAATTGACGGCCGATGCTGCTTTGATAGTACATGAAGAAATAAAGACCAGTGGAGAAATAGGACAATATGAAATAGAAGGAGGGTTATATGCTGTAGGCCGTTTTGAAATCGCTATGGAAGAATTCCCGGATGCATGGCATGCCATGTACGATCTGGTGGAAGAACATGGTTGTTGCTGCGGCACGGGACATCATTACGAGATATATCAAAATAACCGGGATGAACATCCTGAGAAAAAATGGATTGTAGATATTTGTATTCCGGTGAAAATGAAAGTATGA